A single genomic interval of Osmia lignaria lignaria isolate PbOS001 chromosome 9, iyOsmLign1, whole genome shotgun sequence harbors:
- the LOC117603999 gene encoding uncharacterized protein LOC117603999 isoform X2 gives MVKLRVLVVLALFVIFNVNLVEPMVHESLSKLFGSLSGVIHVRIPELLNQLCNESQRSNTVLRDACYGCFYRTTNQPVGYRLLLSMSNCANIYLNSTDYAHCQEYLNNATSTANARANPTTIYCTFLECVRQVNKDNLLRECVGEALRMFPNFNTTDVKLAQLYVNTTACVLAKTRCAHTNPITGEYQKDDLANKLHIPAINAMLVNTDYDINILQLPFHYGSIDVCAKYRNYEQASWPSAMC, from the exons ATGGTGAAACTACGCGTACTCGTTGTTCTAGCGTTATTCGTGATTTTCAACGTGAATTTAGTGGAACCTATGGTGCACGAGAGTTTGTCCAAACTTTTTGGCTCCCTATCTGGCGTCATAca TGTAAGGATTCCTGAATTGCTGAATCAATTGTGCAACGAATCGCAAAGATCGAACACCGTTCTACGTGATGCATGCTATGGGTGTTTCTACAGAACTACCAATCAACCAGTTGGCTATCGATTGTTATTATCAATGTCCAATTGTGCAAATATTTATCTGAACAGCACCGACTACGCTCATTGTCAAGAGTATCTAAAC aatGCAACTAGCACGGCAAACGCGAGAGCAAATCCTACCACGATATACTGTACATTTTTGGAATGCGTTCGCCAGGTGAACAAGGACAATTTG CTCAGGGAATGCGTCGGCGAGGCCCTAAGAATGTTTCCCAATTTTAATACGACGGACGTGAAATTGGCCCAATTATACGTGAACACGACCGCGTGTGTGCTCGCGAAAACGCGTTGCGCCCACACGAATCCAATCACCGGTGAATATCAAAAAGACGACCTCGCCAATAAGCTGCACATACCCGCAATCAATGCGATGCTGGTCAACACGGACTACGATATCAACATCCTTCAACTACCGTTTCATTACGGTTCCATCGACGTTTGCGCCAAGTACAGAAACTACGAACAAGCCAGCTGGCCGAGCGCGATGTGTTGA
- the LOC117603999 gene encoding uncharacterized protein LOC117603999 isoform X1, with amino-acid sequence MVKLRVLVVLALFVIFNVNLVEPMVHESLSKLFGSLSGVIHVRIPELLNQLCNESQRSNTVLRDACYGCFYRTTNQPVGYRLLLSMSNCANIYLNSTDYAHCQEYLNNATSTANARANPTTIYCTFLECVRQVNKDNLEALRVKPRAKEDSRKTNRKVSFLYFKLYKQIARSICVIRERDSESNTVRPGAEPVDPREAINKP; translated from the exons ATGGTGAAACTACGCGTACTCGTTGTTCTAGCGTTATTCGTGATTTTCAACGTGAATTTAGTGGAACCTATGGTGCACGAGAGTTTGTCCAAACTTTTTGGCTCCCTATCTGGCGTCATAca TGTAAGGATTCCTGAATTGCTGAATCAATTGTGCAACGAATCGCAAAGATCGAACACCGTTCTACGTGATGCATGCTATGGGTGTTTCTACAGAACTACCAATCAACCAGTTGGCTATCGATTGTTATTATCAATGTCCAATTGTGCAAATATTTATCTGAACAGCACCGACTACGCTCATTGTCAAGAGTATCTAAAC aatGCAACTAGCACGGCAAACGCGAGAGCAAATCCTACCACGATATACTGTACATTTTTGGAATGCGTTCGCCAGGTGAACAAGGACAATTTG GAAGCATTACGAGTTAAACCGAGAGCCAAGGAAGATTCGAGGAAGACTAACAGAAAAGTAtcatttctatatttcaaattgTACAAGCAAATAGCTCGAAGTATTTGCGTGATACGAGAACGGGATTCAGAATCGAACACCGTCAGACCAGGAGCGGAACCGGTCGATCCAAGGGAAGCGATAAACAAACCATAA